In the Flagellimonas sp. HMM57 genome, one interval contains:
- a CDS encoding VWA domain-containing protein: MAMNTRKGFRFTTYEAPNQTPFEKLFEIFQELITHTSGDVEEALDWLRELDKEYELTDDDYTIDDFIEDLKAKGFIREEFDDDAKQGEGDGEEGDGSGNLSITAKLERMLRQRALDQIFGKLKRSGSGNHKTGKSGRGDEHTGEFREYRFGDGLEHISMTESLKNAQINHGLDSFSLNEDDLVVEDTQYKAQMSTVLMIDISHSMILYGEDRITPAKKVAMALAELITTRYPKDTLDILVFGNDAWPIPIKDLPYLKVGPYHTNTVAGLQLAMDMLRRKRNTNKQIFMITDGKPSCLRLPNGDYYKNSVGLDDHIVEKCYAMAQQARKLHIPITTFMIAQDPYLMQFVRQFTQANKGKAFYTGLKGLGEMIFEDYEQNRRKRIK, translated from the coding sequence ATGGCTATGAATACAAGAAAAGGATTTCGTTTTACTACATACGAAGCACCTAATCAAACCCCGTTTGAAAAACTTTTTGAGATTTTTCAAGAACTCATTACGCATACTTCCGGTGATGTCGAAGAAGCCTTGGATTGGCTCAGGGAATTGGACAAAGAATATGAACTTACCGATGATGATTACACTATCGACGACTTTATAGAAGATTTAAAAGCAAAAGGATTTATTCGAGAGGAGTTTGACGACGATGCGAAACAAGGAGAAGGTGATGGAGAAGAAGGTGACGGTAGCGGAAACCTTTCGATAACAGCTAAATTGGAACGGATGCTTCGGCAACGCGCATTGGACCAAATTTTTGGTAAGCTTAAAAGAAGTGGTTCTGGTAATCATAAAACTGGAAAATCAGGTAGGGGAGATGAACATACAGGAGAGTTTAGGGAATATCGTTTTGGGGATGGCCTAGAGCATATCTCCATGACGGAAAGTCTTAAAAATGCACAAATCAATCATGGATTGGACAGTTTTTCGTTAAATGAAGACGATTTGGTGGTAGAGGATACGCAGTACAAAGCACAGATGAGCACTGTACTGATGATCGATATAAGCCACAGTATGATTCTATATGGTGAGGACAGAATAACCCCGGCCAAGAAAGTTGCTATGGCACTGGCAGAATTGATTACCACGCGTTATCCTAAGGATACCCTCGATATTTTGGTTTTTGGTAATGATGCCTGGCCCATTCCAATTAAGGATTTACCATATTTGAAAGTAGGCCCTTACCATACCAATACTGTAGCCGGATTGCAATTGGCAATGGATATGCTCAGGCGTAAGCGAAACACCAATAAGCAGATTTTTATGATTACGGATGGAAAGCCATCTTGTCTGCGACTTCCAAACGGGGACTATTACAAAAACAGTGTTGGACTGGATGATCATATCGTGGAGAAATGTTACGCAATGGCGCAGCAAGCCAGAAAACTCCATATACCCATTACTACGTTTATGATTGCACAAGACCCTTATCTTATGCAATTTGTACGGCAGTTTACACAGGCCAATAAAGGGAAAGCATTTTATACGGGATTAAAGGGTCTTGGTGAAATGATATTTGAAGATTACGAACAAAATAGAAGAAAAAGGATAAAGTAA
- a CDS encoding DUF1853 family protein, whose translation MILKKSLLDSITFVGMDRELCLGFYNTAPLWVNEQFGIEQFEFPELLLTEFESETINERLRLGHQMEIVFEQLISFSEQWKILAKNLLIDEGKIRLGELDFILRNIETAQVYHIELAYKFYIVNPDISEPIHRLMGPNKRDMFFTKLDKLKEKQFPLLYNAALHDKLQELEINPIIVIQQACFKTQLFVPYGDSNISIRPLNNKCIQGSWLRFNDFNSETFRKFEYYIPFKKEWVITPTSNRKYTSHYAALLEVNLSMLKENAPMLWVKKPDGTIEKLFVVWW comes from the coding sequence ATGATTTTAAAAAAGAGTTTACTTGATTCTATTACATTTGTTGGGATGGATAGAGAACTATGTTTGGGCTTTTACAATACTGCTCCGCTTTGGGTGAATGAACAATTTGGGATTGAACAATTTGAATTTCCTGAGCTTTTACTAACTGAATTTGAGTCTGAAACTATTAACGAACGCTTACGCCTAGGGCATCAAATGGAAATTGTTTTTGAACAATTGATTTCATTTTCGGAACAGTGGAAAATTCTAGCTAAGAATCTATTGATTGATGAAGGTAAAATACGCTTGGGTGAACTTGATTTTATCTTGAGGAATATAGAAACCGCTCAAGTGTATCATATAGAGCTAGCCTATAAATTTTACATTGTCAATCCAGATATTTCAGAACCAATTCACCGTTTAATGGGACCGAACAAACGCGATATGTTCTTTACCAAACTGGATAAATTGAAGGAAAAACAATTTCCTTTGTTATATAATGCTGCATTACATGATAAGCTGCAAGAATTAGAGATAAACCCCATTATTGTTATTCAACAGGCATGTTTTAAAACACAACTTTTCGTTCCTTATGGCGATAGTAACATTTCTATCCGCCCATTAAACAATAAATGTATTCAAGGGAGCTGGCTTAGGTTTAACGATTTTAACTCAGAAACGTTTAGGAAGTTTGAGTATTACATTCCTTTTAAAAAAGAATGGGTCATTACCCCTACATCAAATCGAAAATACACATCTCACTATGCAGCACTCCTTGAAGTCAACCTAAGCATGCTAAAAGAAAATGCGCCAATGCTCTGGGTAAAAAAACCAGACGGAACTATTGAAAAATTATTTGTGGTTTGGTGGTGA
- the hisIE gene encoding bifunctional phosphoribosyl-AMP cyclohydrolase/phosphoribosyl-ATP diphosphatase HisIE, which produces MKIDFTKNPDGLVPAIIQDSRTKNVLMLGYMNQEAFDKTIETKKVTFFSRSKNRLWTKGEESGNFLNLVRITNDCDNDTLLIMVNPAGPTCHKGTDTCWAEDNSQTYGFLTELEDIITSRKENKDDEKSYVASLFRKGINKIAQKVGEEAVETVIEAKDNNDELFLNESADLLFHYLILLQAKGYKLSAIEKILKERHK; this is translated from the coding sequence ATGAAAATAGACTTTACTAAAAACCCAGATGGATTGGTACCTGCCATCATTCAAGATTCAAGAACAAAAAATGTCTTGATGCTTGGGTACATGAACCAAGAAGCATTTGACAAGACAATAGAGACCAAAAAAGTAACTTTTTTTAGCAGATCCAAAAATAGACTTTGGACCAAAGGTGAGGAAAGTGGCAACTTTTTGAATTTGGTGCGTATAACAAATGACTGTGATAATGATACATTGCTTATAATGGTGAATCCGGCAGGACCCACTTGTCATAAGGGAACTGATACTTGTTGGGCAGAGGACAATTCACAGACTTATGGATTTCTAACGGAACTAGAGGATATTATAACTTCCCGAAAAGAAAATAAGGATGATGAAAAGAGTTATGTAGCTTCATTGTTTAGAAAAGGCATCAATAAAATAGCGCAAAAAGTAGGGGAGGAAGCTGTTGAAACAGTAATTGAGGCCAAAGATAATAATGATGAACTCTTTTTGAACGAGAGTGCCGATTTGCTATTTCATTATTTGATTTTGTTACAGGCCAAAGGATACAAGTTGAGTGCCATTGAAAAGATTTTAAAAGAACGACATAAATAA
- the hisF gene encoding imidazole glycerol phosphate synthase subunit HisF: MLTKRIIPCLDIKNGRTVKGVNFVDLRDAGDPVELAQIYADKGADELVFLDISATEEKRKTLADLVYHVAEKVNIPFTVGGGISSIEDVDMLLQNGADKVSINSSAVKRPELINELVAKFGSQCIVVAIDAKLIDGYWKVHLVGGKVPTDIDLFEWAKEVEERGAGEILFTSMNHDGTKGGFANKALAKLSTLVNIPVIASGGAGTISHFTDTFTDGKADAALAASIFHFKEIEIKDLKQQLQKEGIPVRL, from the coding sequence GTGCTAACAAAACGAATAATTCCCTGTTTGGACATCAAAAATGGACGTACCGTAAAAGGCGTCAATTTTGTTGACCTTAGGGATGCAGGAGACCCAGTGGAACTTGCCCAAATATATGCGGACAAAGGGGCGGATGAATTGGTATTTCTTGATATTTCCGCAACCGAGGAAAAAAGAAAGACCTTAGCTGATTTAGTATATCATGTTGCGGAAAAAGTGAATATTCCATTTACTGTAGGAGGAGGAATTTCATCCATTGAAGACGTTGATATGTTACTTCAAAATGGGGCTGATAAGGTTTCTATTAATTCCTCAGCTGTCAAAAGACCTGAATTGATCAACGAACTGGTAGCTAAATTTGGTTCTCAGTGTATAGTGGTAGCTATTGACGCGAAGCTAATAGATGGATACTGGAAAGTACATCTGGTAGGTGGTAAAGTACCCACGGATATTGATTTGTTCGAATGGGCAAAAGAAGTTGAAGAACGTGGAGCAGGGGAGATATTGTTCACCTCTATGAACCACGATGGGACAAAAGGTGGTTTTGCGAACAAAGCTTTGGCAAAATTATCAACTTTGGTGAACATACCGGTAATCGCATCAGGCGGTGCGGGAACCATTTCACATTTTACCGATACTTTTACTGATGGGAAAGCGGATGCTGCATTGGCAGCCAGTATTTTTCATTTTAAAGAAATCGAAATAAAGGATTTAAAGCAACAATTACAGAAAGAGGGAATTCCCGTTAGACTTTAA